The Phaeodactylum tricornutum CCAP 1055/1 chromosome 8, whole genome shotgun sequence genome has a window encoding:
- the FRE1 gene encoding ferric reductase 1 (reduction of ferric iron; contains N-terminal Ferric reductase-like transmembrane component and NADPH oxidase domain; secretory pathway), producing the protein MTTLTVTVSPVSSSSAAALLEPTQPDRSVVELASIVFRRLQQRNNDADEATVERGRTVLTVLYLIVLGLCCITPVIYYCRIYWEERQNVHLREASRRILSAHTQAQRDETRAARRKLLDERRARILHLLSPVRMVLRDEHFPHLQDKNFSETHSRNGETAAITTNEGDEADAAVLPSDVEMGGEMRPLEGHELSTPINQQDEEAPAPATIPVVMRRASKEVSKFNSDSSEFMYGEDYGEDDESRLVRIPQPGIFWKNKSPQPSTESRLAPALCTICLSSYKVGDDIVWSSNESCEHAYHAVCMERWLLKQREGPLCPCCRRDFIVDPYDVEEVDGADTPNDPENPHAPRSASQTLSNGDGEDGGSNQGTDSEGQRGRRPGRRRPRSILTWNWDNQDAWFFANDQIAKKYYSIESYREHSKARARAESVFASERAIATNGFLGERYADDPVVAEDDHARNESARAHIQWRNRKEFRLLSPVFLFSGRLYGSVAVTFAWPKKSFERIDMRFLAQSTTSLCVLWLGVYFLWGGSPTGKQWYTSLAQSFFEDYKGGVAVLTLILPVLLAGTSCSLFLKQQPEYVDAASRRQPRLRTVLALFAPPHQLPVWMHRWMHRVGTGDTCFDQLSFYFILWPVLIFLLCNIYRHLSDDLDRYDAIMETANAFGIAALASMSVFLVPVSRHSAVLALWGWSPVHAVRLHVWSGRIIMIASLVHGAMHAYNWSVMNREGLFALLIPPSGCWTLKETVFAPTCRNPDTDCSCYDHFRNLTGALAGTALVVIGLTSCNFVRRKCYALFFHVHVIAGPLVLLMTILHWNRSILYMGGGVLYYIASSFPVLVETSSSCASGPSNAESNSTAILKAERLVTTIPGRSSQECVSLTVAASNSAVQRFRAGQYVRLSVPKISSKAHPFSVNLVPGESNQLRVIFRVRGYFTSQLKNHLLRNGTSDMASEQPRLPRIRMDGFHGSPNRVDQVLQHDVAVLVAGGIGITPYLSLLHKVHSIAMMKRDGIMRTRKVVLHWICRDQSLIEYIQREYFDPLLEHIPGDGSNSGNRAHKDFVIQIVIHRTATIDSRHQGSRRAASYSDLENPQGDDFQQPEEDVSSIASLRRFDDTIGLPFSPSAFAAGSKNTYRGNMVLTMSFVTIAWTGLLIVWYLYYNVQDAHEISSRLWSPIILVALGLAVSVAANWLVHNVWPDEDLSAPMEWSPLVEEDDTSDTLELHEMVTDSNKDVVSRSEMDPDGVVRTSTLTPNTGDSLVTMEYRDGRPTVHSLINAIEEAKHPALFTCGPILLQQEVRATAQERCCMRFRRCLQGQENSHIALYEEVFEI; encoded by the exons ATGACCACACTCACCGTAACCGTATCGCCGGTGTCGTCATCATCAGCAGCAGCCTTGCTCGAGCCAACACAACCCGATCGCAGTGTGGTGGAACTGGCGAGTATTGTTTTTCGTCGCCTCCAACAACGGAACAACGATGCGGATGAAGCAACCGTGGAACGCGGTCGAACCGTCCTCACCGTCCTGTACCTCATTGTGTTGGGACTGTGCTGTATTACACCAGTAATTTACTACTGTCGCATCTATTGGGAAGAACGACAGAATGTGCATTTACGGGAGGCGTCGCGCCGCATACTCTCGGCGCATACGCAAGCCCAGCGGGACGAAACCCGTGCGGCACGACGCAAGTTACTAGATGAACGCCGTGCACGGATACTGCACCTCTTGAGCCCCGTCCGGATG GTTTTGAGAGATGAGCACTTTCCGCACTTACAGGACAAGAATTTCAGTGAAACCCATAGCCGTAACGGTGAGACCGCAGCCATTACGACAAACGAAGGTGACGAGGCGGACGCTGCTGTTCTCCCGTCGGATGTGGAGATGGGAGGTGAGATGCGACCACTGGAGGGTCACGAGTTGAGCACTCCCATCAATCAgcaggacgaagaagccccCGCGCCGGCAACGATACCAGTAGTGATGCGGAGGGCTTCCAAGGAAGTCAGCAAATTTAACAGCGACAGTAGCGAGTTCATGTACGGAGAAGATTACGGggaagacgacgaatcgAGACTAGTGCGAATCCCCCAACCAGGtatcttttggaaaaataAGTCTCCGCAGCCGAGTACCGAAAGTCGATTGGCTCCCGCACTCTGCACCATTTGTTTATCCTCTTATAAGGTTGGCGATGACATTGTTTGGTCTTCGAACGAAAGCTGTGAGCACGCATATCATGCGGTGTGTATGGAACGCTGGTTGCTGAAACAACGGGAAGGTCCTTTATGTCCGTGCTGTCGAAGAGATTTTATTGTGGATCCATACGATGTGGAGGAAGTGGATGGCGCGGATACTCCCAATGATCCAGAGAATCCCCACGCACCAAGGTCAGCAAGTCAGACTCTCTCGAACGGAGATGGCGAAGATGGTGGGAGTAACCAAGGAACCGATTCGGAAGGACAGCGCGGCCGACGACCTGGGCGGCGTCGGCCAAGATCAATCTTGACTTGGAACTGGGACAATCAAGATGCTTGGTT TTTTGCGAACGATCAAATTGCCAAAAAATACTATTCAATTGAATCGTACAGAGAGCATAGTAAAGCTCGT GCGCGTGCCGAGAGTGTGTTCGCCTCCGAACGAGCCATCGCGACAAACGGCTTTTTGGGCGAACGGTATGCGGATGACCCAGTCGTTGCCGAGGATGATCACGCTCGGAACGAATCCGCACGAGCCCACATTCAATGGAGAAACCGGAAAGAGTTTCGGCTCCTTTCGCCtgtgtttttgttttccggGCGTCTATATGGTAGTGTTGCTGTAACATTTGCTTGGCCCAAGAAGTCCTTTGAACGAATTGATATGAGGTTTTTGGCGCAGAGTACCACGTCGCTGTGCGTCCTCTGGCTTGGCGTCTACTTCCTGTGGGGCGGATCGCCGACTGGGAAGCAATGGTACACTTCTTTGGCCCAAAGCTTTTTTGAGGATTACAAGGGCGGTGTCGCTGTCTTGACTTTGATTCTTCCCGTTTTGTTGGCCGGTACCTCGTGTTCGTTGTTTTTAAAACAACAACCAGAATACGTGGACGCGGCGTCCAGAAGACAACCGAGACTGCGAACTGTTTTAGCACTGTTCGCCCCGCCGCATCAACTTCCCGTTTGGATGCATCGATGGATGCATCGAGTGGGCACTGGAGACACGTGTTTCGATCAGTTGTCGTTTTATTTTATCTTGTGGCCGGTTTTGATATTTTTACTGTGCAATATATACCGACACTTGTCCGACGATCTCGATCGCTACGACGCGATTATGGAAACCGCCAACGCCTTTGGGATTGCCGCACTCGCTTCCATGAGTGTTTTTCTCGTTCCGGTTTCGAGACATTCCGCAGTCCTGGCCTTGTGGGGGTGGAGTCCCGTACACGCCGTCCGACTGCACGTGTGGTCCGGACGTATCATTATGATTGCTAGTCTCGTACACGGTGCAATGCACGCGTACAACTGGTCCGTTATGAACCGGGAAGGCTTGTTTGCCTTGCTGATACCACCATCGGGGTGTTGGACGCTGAAGGAGACCGTGTTTGCACCGACGTGTCGGAATCCGGACACGGACTGTTCGTGTTATGATCACTTTCGCAACTTGACGGGGGCGTTGGCGGGTACGGCGCTCGTCGTGATTGGCCTGACGAGCTGCAACTTCGTCCGACGCAAGTGCTACGCACTCTTTTTTCATGTGCATGTGATTGCTGGTCCACTCGTCTTGCTCATGACCATTTTGCACTGGAATCGATCCATATTGTACATGGGGGGTGGAGTTTTGTACTACATTGCCAGTTCGTTCCCCGTACTGGTAGAAACGTCATCATCATGCGCCAGCGGCCCGTCTAATGCGGAATCCAACAGCACAGCAATTCTGAAAGCTGAACGATTGGTCACGACCATTCCGGGAAGGTCTAGTCAGGAGTGTGTGAGTTTGACCGTGGCTGCCTCTAATTCTGCCGTTCAGCGCTTTCGGGCCGGACAGTACGTCAGATTGTCAGTTCCCAAAATTTCCTCCAAAGCCCACCCATTCTCCGTTAATTTGGTCCCGGGAGAGTCCAACCAACTACGTGTTATCTTTCGTGTCCGGGGGTATTTCACCTCCCAACTGAAAAACCACTTATTGCGGAATGGGACAAGCGACATGGCTTCGGAACAACCCCGTCTGCCACGGATCCGAATGGACGGCTTTCATGGATCTCCCAATCGGGTGGACCAAGTTCTCCAACACGATGTGGCTGTTTTGGTAGCTGGTGGAATCGGTATCACACCATATTTGTCCCTGCTCCACAAGGTCCACTCAATTGCGATGATGAAACGCGATGGTATAATGCGCACCAGAAAGGTTGTTTTACACTGGATTTGCAGGGATCAGAGTTTAATCGAGTACATCCAGCGCGAGTACTTTGATCCTTTGCTGGAGCATATTCCTGGTGACGGTAGTAATAGCGGCAATCGAGCGCACAAAGACTTTGTCATACAAATTGTCATACATCGGACCGCGACAATTGACAGTAGGCACCAGGGCTCCCGTCGGGCCGCATCCTATTCCGATTTAGAAAATCCGCAGGGGGACGATTTCCAGCAACCTGAAGAGGATGTCTCCAGCATCGCATCGCTGCGAAGGTTCGACGATACGATTGGTCTACCTTTCTCGCCATCCGCCTTTGCCGCAGGCTCTAAAAACACGTACAGGGGCAACATGGTGCTCACCATGTCGTTCGTTACCATTGCTTGGACTGGGCTATTGATAGTCTGGTATCTATATTACAACGTTCAAGACGCTCACGAAATCTCGTCTCGACTCTGGAGTCCCATTATCCTTGTGGCCCTGGGATTGGCGGTCTCGGTTGCGGCCAATTGGCTCGTTCACAATGTGTGGCCTGACGAAGACTTGTCTGCACCCATGGAATGGTCGCCATTGGTTGAGGAAGATGATACGAGCGATACATTGGAGCTGCACGAAATGGTGACAGACAGTAATAAAGACGTCGTGTCTAGGTCAGAGATGGATCCGGACGGTGTTGTCCGGACTTCAACCTTGACGCCCAACACAGGGGATAGTCTTGTTACCATGGAATATCGAGATGGTCGTCCCACGGTGCATTCATTGATAAACGCAAttgaagaagcaaaacatcCGGCGCTATTCACCTGCGGACCAATTCTGTTGCAACAAGAAGTTCGTGCAACAGCACAAGAGCGTTGTTGCATGCGCTTCCGGCGTTGTCTACAAGGACAAGAAAATTCGCACATTGCACTGTACGAAGAAGTCTTCGAAATTTAA
- a CDS encoding predicted protein encodes MSDRETSGTMDAEYSTVALKGRELEWAVNSPELLASHKAVNGSIIRTRFPPEPNGYLHIGHAKSMNMNFRLAFDKLGVPEAHRRTIFRYDDTNPEAESAEYIDSLRRDVAWLGWTPERTTYSSDNFQQLHDYAVVLIRKGLAYVCDMTKAEMEIQRELAMKRANARNTGKDPDVECPIPSEDILPGRNRNTSVDRNLELFEKMKLGFFNEGSYTLRLKMDLESSNPNMYDLVAYRIKYTAHPHAGSGWCIYPSYDWTHGTCDSLEHIDYSICTLEFETRREPYFWILWALDLYRPNVYEMSRLNLQYTVLSKRRLIKLVEKGWVRGWDDPRMPTVSGLRRRGYTAHILNSFCSDVGASRASNVVEITKLQQTARVNLSDLSRRVMAALEPIEVVLTNFGTETAQDATLTFEVQNSPTDVSLGFHTVTLTPTIYLDSADFRLEDSPQYYGLAPNKAVGLKYYGGNLVCEKVIQDKDGNVVQLEGRLDKSENREKPKTYLSWVPSDGIRCEVRVYNELFTVPEPSDLWEDEVNTESEIVHQQAIVDPSIRDVVCVHDIDKWKSNVSLQFERLGYFVVDYETTYNGATNEGHLIFNRTVTLKEEVFKKKLTKEEEDKITARKAQTKNDLEAKGIRMQIDALNLFKEAEEYRGKYSKYDAGTGVPTHEVDGTELTKSMMKKLAKEQVKHKKQQLAWNKNNK; translated from the coding sequence ATGTCCGATAGAGAAACGAGCGGCACGATGGATGCGGAGTACTCGACCGTGGCACTGAAAGGGCGGGAGTTGGAATGGGCCGTCAACTCGCCCGAACTCTTGGCTTCCCACAAGGCCGTGAACGGCTCCATTATTCGCACTCGTTTTCCGCCCGAGCCTAACGGCTACCTCCATATCGGACACGCCAAGTCGATGAACATGAACTTTCGTCTCGCGTTCGACAAGCTTGGTGTCCCGGAAGCACACCGTCGTACGATTTTTCGCTACGACGATACCAACCCGGAAGCCGAATCCGCCGAGTACATTGACAGTTTGCGTCGAGATGTGGCTTGGCTAGGATGGACACCGGAACGAACGACGTACAGCTCGGACAACTTTCAGCAACTGCACGACTACGCCGTTGTTCTTATCCGAAAGGGACTCGCGTACGTGTGTGACATGACCAAGGCCGAAATGGAGATCCAACGGGAACTCGCTATGAAACGAGCCAACGCCCGGAATACCGGCAAAGACCCCGACGTGGAATGTCCCATTCCAAGTGAAGACATTCTACCTGGACGCAATCGGAACACTTCTGTGGATCGCAATTTAGAATTGTTTGAAAAAATGAAACTCGGATTCTTCAATGAAGGCTCCTACACACTCCGGTTGAAAATGGATCTCGAAAGCTCCAATCCGAACATGTACGATTTAGTCGCCTACCGGATCAAGTACACTGCGCACCCGCACGCCGGTTCTGGTTGGTGCATTTACCCCAGTTACGATTGGACACACGGCACCTGCGACAGTTTGGAACATATTGATTACAGTATTTGTACACTCGAGTTCGAGACTCGCCGTGAACCATACTTTTGGATTCTGTGGGCCCTCGACCTATACCGGCCGAACGTGTACGAAATGTCCCGTTTGAACTTGCAGTATACCGTTTTGTCGAAGCGTCGACTCATTAAGCTAGTCGAGAAGGGCTGGGTTCGGGGTTGGGACGACCCCCGAATGCCTACTGTATCTGGTCTACGACGTAGAGGCTACACGGCCCATATTCTCAACTCCTTTTGCTCCGATGTGGGCGCGTCTCGAGCAAGTAACGTGGTAGAAATTACcaaactgcaacaaacgGCTCGTGTTAATCTTTCTGACTTATCACGACGAGTCATGGCGGCGTTGGAGCCCATTGAAGTTGTTTTGACGAATTTCGGTACAGAAACGGCCCAGGATGCAACCCTGACGTTCGAAGTGCAAAACAGTCCAACCGATGTGAGCCTCGGATTTCACACGGTTACATTGACGCCTACAATATACCTGGATTCGGCAGATTTCCGATTGGAAGATTCACCGCAGTATTACGGGCTCGCGCCGAACAAAGCCGTTGGTCTCAAGTATTACGGAGGCAATCTTGTTTGCGAAAAAGTCATTCAagacaaagacggaaacgTTGTCCAATTGGAAGGCCGTCTCGACAAATCAGAAAATCGGGAGAAACCCAAGACATACTTGTCTTGGGTCCCATCGGACGGCATACGCTGCGAAGTCCGTGTCTACAACGAACTCTTTACCGTCCCGGAACCTTCGGATTTGTGGGAAGATGAAGTCAATACGGAATCGGAAATTGTCCATCAACAAGCAATTGTCGATCCTTCCATTCGCGACGTTGTGTGCGTCCACGACATTGACAAGTGGAAGTCGAATGTTTCGTTGCAGTTCGAACGCCTCGGCTACTTTGTCGTTGACTACGAAACTACCTACAATGGCGCCACCAACGAGGGCCATTTGATATTCAACCGCACCGTCACTCTTAAGGAGGAAGTCTTCAAGAAAAAGCTTAccaaagaggaagaagacaagaTCACAGCGCGCAAGGCTCAGACCAAGAACGATCTGGAAGCCAAGGGTATACGTATGCAAATTGATGCGTTGAATTTGTTTAAGGAGGCCGAGGAGTACCGAGGCAAGTACAGTAAGTACGATGCGGGAACCGGTGTACCGACGCACGAGGTTGACGGCACGGAATTGACCAAGTCCATGATGAAGAAACTGGCCAAGGAGCAGGTCAAGCATAAAAAGCAGCAACTAGCGTGGAACAAGAATAACAAATAG
- the CDKA1 gene encoding predicted protein (A-type CDK containing a classical PSTAIRE cyclin-binding motif) encodes MERYQRMEKIGEGTYGVVYKAKDRVTGEIIALKKIRLEAEDEGIPSTAIREISLLKELQHPNIVRLYDVVHTERKLTLVFEFLDQDLKKYLDICDAGLELPILKSFLYQLLTGVAYCHHHRVLHRDLKPPNLLINREGNLKLADFGLARAFGIPVRSYTHEVVTLWYRSPDVLMGSRKYSTPVDIWSVGCIFAEMANGRPLVAGTSEADQLDRIFRLLGTPKLEDYPTINELPEYYPDMPPYPPPRGGLSALVPRLNPIGIDLLSRMLQYDPARRITAQAALEHEYFQAA; translated from the exons ATGGAGCGGTATCAAAGGATGGAAAAGATTGGGGAGGGTACCTACGGTGTCGTTTACAAGGCCAAAGATCGGGTGACGGGCGAAATCATTGCGCTAAAAAAGATCCGCCTTGAAGCCGAAGATGAAGGGATTCCGTCGACTGCTATTAGAGAGATTAGTCTACTCAAAGAACTGCAACATCCCAATATTGTGAGATTGTATGATGTCGTACATACCGAACGAAAATTGACGCTCGtttttgagtttttggatCAAGATCTGAAAAAGTATCTCGATATTTGTGATGCTGGATTGGAGCTCCCGATTCTCAAGTCCTTTCTTTATCAATTATTAACGGGAG TGGCGTATTGCCATCATCACAGGGTACTGCACCGCGATTTGAAGCCCCCTAACTTGCTCATCAACCGTGAAGGAAATTTAAAACTGGCAGATTTCGGTTTAGCCAGAGCCTTTGGTATTCCGGTTCGCTCGTACACGCACGAAGTCGTTACCCTGTGGTATCGTTCACCAGACGTACTCATGGGTAGTCGAAAGTACAGTACACCGGTTGATATCTGGTCGGTTGGTTGCATATTTGCCGAAATGGCGAATGGTCGGCCACTAGTGGCGGGGACATCTGAAGCCGATCAATTGGATCGAATCTTTCGATTGTTGGGGACACCAAAACTGGAGGACTATCCCACAATAAACGAACTGCCTGAATACTATCCCGATATGCCGCCTTATCCGCCGCCCCGGGGTGGATTGTCTGCTCTCGTGCCAAGACTCAACCCAATCGGTATTGATTTGCTGTCCCGAATGCTTCAGTACGATCCAGCTAGGAGAATCACGGCCCAGGCCGCCTTAGAACACGAATACTTTCAGGCGGCGTAA